ATTGCCGGAAAATGGCTTTCTCCAGGCCTTTTGTTCATTTTTGCTATTTTTGCCATAATGGCACCCAAAGGAGCACACCATGGCCGCCATCCTGCCCAACCTCGATGAACTGCCCCGCCAGAACGCATCCCACGTCAAGAACCGCTGGGGCGACGTGGTCCGCCAGGTCCAGAAGACCGGCAGCCTGGCCGTGACCAACCATTCGACGGTAGAGATGGTGCTGCTGACCGCGGCCACCTACAACCAGCTGGTGGAAGACGCGCAGGCGCTCAAGGCACGCGAGCAGTCGGTGCTCGACGAACTCGGGCGCCGCTTCGACG
This genomic window from Variovorax sp. V93 contains:
- a CDS encoding type II toxin-antitoxin system prevent-host-death family antitoxin: MAAILPNLDELPRQNASHVKNRWGDVVRQVQKTGSLAVTNHSTVEMVLLTAATYNQLVEDAQALKAREQSVLDELGRRFDVRLGVLKQPEAAAQMGKLFAAKGKLGRRPKAGDTF